A genome region from Cucumis sativus cultivar 9930 chromosome 4, Cucumber_9930_V3, whole genome shotgun sequence includes the following:
- the LOC101211255 gene encoding conserved oligomeric Golgi complex subunit 8: METENADELASSTASTLLPLASAAQQPYVSELLSFTLDRLNKEPELLQVDAERIRRQIQEVAVGNYRAFIAAADALLAIREEVSSIDKHLESLISEIPNLTSGCTEFIESAEQILEERKMNQILLTNHSTLLDLLEIPQLMDTCVRNGNYDEALDLEAFVAKLSTMHPKIPVIQALVAEVRRTTQSLLSQLLQKLRSNIQLPECLRIIGYLRRIGVFSEYEMRLQFLRCREAWLTGILEDLDQRNAYEYLKGMINCHRTHLFDVVNQYRAIFSDDTSGSEENYDSGLLFSWSMHQITSHLKTLKIMLPKITEGGSLSNILEQCMYCAMGLGWVGMDFRGLLPPLFEEAVLNLFSKNMATAVDNFQLVLDSHRWVPLPAVGFPASTIGEESQEDVTPPSYLMEHPPLAVFVNGVSAAMNELRHCAPLSLKQVIAQELIKGLQAVSDSLLRYNTTRMLKDNESGLFLQLCRAFIEVAYPHCATCFGRCYPGGAMLILDAKNLYDGIGRLLTVSSSRELPKTVSNAEEKTITENGEMPALENGGTSDADKEDQKSPSLISNEKHSEGEAEQNN, translated from the exons ATGGAGACCGAGAATGCAGATGAGCTCGCATCGTCGACGGCTTCCACTCTCCTTCCACTCGCCTCCGCCGCGCAGCAGCCATACGTGTCGGAGCTCCTTTCTTTCACCCTTGATCGTCTAAACAAG GAACCGGAGCTACTTCAGGTGGATGCGGAACGAATTCGGAGGCAAATACAAGAGGTGGCAGTGGGAAACTACCGGGCTTTCATTGCCGCCGCCGATGCGTTGCTTGCGATTCGGGAAGAAGTATCTTCCATCGATAAGCATCTTGAATCTCTG ATATCTGAGATTCCAAATTTGACATCGGGTTGCACAGAGTTTATTGAATCTGCAGAACAGATTCTGGAGGAGAGGAAGATGAACCAGATATTGCTAACAAATCACAGTACTCTGCTTGATTTACTTGAAATTCCTCAGCTCATGGACAC GTGTGTACGGAATGGAAATTACGATGAAGCTCTTGACTTGGAAGCATTTGTTGCAAAACTTTCAACGATGCACCCTAA AATACCAGTTATTCAAGCACTGGTGGCGGAAGTCAGGCGAACCACACAATCTCTTCTTTCTCAACTTCTCCAAAAACTTCGTTCAAATATTCAG TTACCGGAATGTCTCCGCATCATTGGATATCTACGTCGAATTGGAGTGTTTAGTGAATATGAAATGCGTTTACAG TTTTTAAGATGCCGAGAGGCATGGCTTACTGGAATTCTCGAAGATCTTGACCAGAGAAATGcttatgaatatttgaaaggaaTGATCAATTGTCATAGGACACATCTTTTTGACGTTGTTAACCAATATCGAGCTATATTTTCCGATGATACATCCGGAAGTGAAGAAAATTATGACAGTGGGCTTCTTTTTAGTTGGTCTATGCATCAGATAACTTCTCATCTGAAGACCCTCAAGATAATGCTCCCAAAAATAACAGAAGGTGGATCTCTATCAAATATATTGGAACAGTGCATG TACTGTGCCATGGGGCTTGGCTGGGTAGGAATGGATTTTCGTGGTTTACTTCCTCCACTTTTTGAAGA GGCagttcttaatttattttcaaaaaatatggCTACTGCAGTTGATAATTTTCAG TTAGTTCTGGATTCCCATCGTTGGGTCCCACTACCTGCTGTTGGCTTTCCGGCCAGTACTATTGGCGAGGAAAGTCAGGAAGACGTGACTCCACCTTCGTATTTGATGGAACATCCACCTCTTGCTGTTTTTGTGAATG GTGTATCGGCAGCTATGAACGAACTCCGACATTGTGCCCCTTTAAGCTTGAAACAAGTAATAGCTCAGGAATTAATAAAGGGATTGCAGGCCGTTTCTGACTCTTTATTGCGATACAACACAACTCGCATGCTAAAAGATAATGAATCTGGACTTTTCCTCCAGCTTTGCCGCGCATTCATAGAG GTTGCTTATCCACATTGCGCCACTTGTTTTGGCCGATGTTATCCTGGCGGGGCGATGCTTATATTGGATGCAAAGAATTTATACGATGGCATTGGTCGTCTATTGACCGTCTCTTCCTCAAGGGAACTACCAAAAACAGTCAGTAACGCCGAAGAGAAAACCATTACAGAAAATGGCGAAATGCCTGCGCTCGAAAATGGAGGTACATCAGATGCTGACAAGGAGGACCAGAAAAGCCCCTCCTTGATCAGCAATGAAAAGCATAGCGAAGGTGAAGCAGAgcaaaacaattaa